In Alphaproteobacteria bacterium, one genomic interval encodes:
- a CDS encoding amino acid permease produces MVKLKRSIGPLGLTFIALSGMLGSGWLFVPLFLSQMAGPAGILSWMIGAVAVLILAFCYAEIGAQIPVAGGLG; encoded by the coding sequence ATCGTGAAACTCAAACGATCGATCGGCCCCCTCGGCCTCACTTTTATCGCCCTCAGCGGTATGCTCGGCTCGGGCTGGCTATTCGTCCCCCTGTTTTTAAGCCAGATGGCCGGACCGGCCGGAATCTTGTCGTGGATGATCGGTGCCGTGGCCGTCCTCATTCTTGCCTTCTGCTATGCTGAGATCGGCGCCCAGATTCCAGTCGCGGGCGGCCTAGGTTGA
- a CDS encoding transposase, with translation LIERCFNKLKHFRHIATRYERRALYFISFIQLACAMLWMR, from the coding sequence CCTGATCGAACGATGCTTCAACAAGCTCAAGCACTTCCGCCACATCGCGACCCGATACGAAAGAAGAGCCCTCTACTTCATCAGCTTCATCCAACTCGCTTGCGCTATGCTATGGATGCGATGA